Proteins encoded by one window of Dendropsophus ebraccatus isolate aDenEbr1 chromosome 4, aDenEbr1.pat, whole genome shotgun sequence:
- the ZNF319 gene encoding zinc finger protein 319: protein MSEGWAPAQAPPSSLQTSQQQTPQHPIALGEHPIANQASADNPLGCTVYGILVQPDLGIQHPPLPPAEPLHKCGLCGHDLTHLANPQEHQCISSASQDRSFQCTQCLKIFHQATDLLEHQCTQVEQKPFVCGVCKMGFSLLTSLAQHHTAHNGSSLKCSICEKTYKSPEAERACLPTAPPPVPATTSLDRPFICTLCHKPFKHLSELSRHERVHTGEKPYKCTLCDKSFSQSSHLVHHKRTHSSERPYKCTVCEKSFKHRSHLLRHMYAHSGEQLFQCQTCQLRFKESSQLLQHPCTPAGERPFHCGACQKTFRRPSDLRQHERTHSEERPFHCDLCQMSFKQQYALMRHRRTHKAEEPDNCTFCEKGMAFSQHGAESIFKCNACQQGFHQSQDLLRHKCGQSNAERPFQCSVCHKTYKRASALQKHQAAHCTEKPLRCTACERRFFSSSEFVQHRCDPARDKPLKCPDCEKRFKYASDLQRHRRVHTGEKPYKCLSCDKSFKQREHLNKHQSVHNREQHYKCLWCGERFHELSQLQEHSAQHTADGAFQVAACLP, encoded by the coding sequence ATGTCCGAGGGCTgggctcctgcacaggccccTCCTTCCTCCTTGCAGACATCCCAGCAGCAGACGCCACAACATCCCATTGCACTTGGGGAGCATCCCATCGCCAACCAAGCCTCCGCCGACAACCCATTGGGCTGTACTGTCTACGGCATTCTTGTCCAACCTGATCTTGGGATCCAGCATCCTCCCTTACCCCCTGCCGAGCCTTTGCACAAGTGTGGGCTGTGTGGACATGACCTGACCCATCTGGCCAACCCGCAAGAACATCAGTGCATCTCCTCCGCCAGTCAGGACCGCTCCTTCCAGTGTACCCAGTGTCTGAAGATCTTTCACCAAGCAACTGACCTTCTTGAACACCAGTGTACACAGGTTGAGCAGAAGCCTTTTGTATGTGGAGTTTGTAAAatgggtttctctctgctgacctcACTGGCTCAACATCACACTGCCCACAATGGCAGCTCTTTAAAATGCTCCATCTGTGAGAAGACATACAAGTCTCCGGAGGCAGAGAGAGCTTGTTTACCAACTgcacctcctcctgtaccagcCACAACCTCACTTGACAGACCCTTCATCTGCACCTTATGTCATAAGCCATTTAAGCACCTGTCAGAACTCTCCCGCCATGAACGTGTTCACACCGGTGAGAAGCCATACAAGTGCACGCTATGTGATAAAAGCTTCAGCCAGTCCTCACACCTGGTGCACCACAAGCGCACACACAGCTCAGAGCGCCCCTACAAGTGCACAGTGTGTGAGAAAAGCTTCAAGCATCGCTCCCATCTCTTGCGGCACATGTATGCCCACTCAGGTGAGCAGCTCTTCCAATGTCAGACATGCCAGCTGCGCTTCAAGGAATCTTCTCAGTTACTGCAGCACCCTTGCACACCAGCTGGGGAGCGACCCTTCCATTGTGGCGCCTGTCAAAAGACTTTCCGGCGGCCATCAGACCTCAGGCAGCACGAGCGGACACACAGCGAGGAACGCCCTTTCCACTGTGATCTTTGTCAGATGAGTTTTAAGCAGCAGTACGCACTTATGAGGCATCGTCGCACACATAAAGCTGAAGAGCCTGACAACTGTACTTTTTGTGAAAAAGGCATGGCCTTCAGTCAGCATGGGGCTGAGAGCATCTTCAAATGCAACGCTTGCCAGCAGGGCTTCCACCAGTCACAGGACTtgttacggcacaaatgtggacaGAGCAACGCAGAACGGCCCTTCCAGTGTAGCGTGTGTCATAAGACATACAAGCGCGCCTCTGCCCTGCAGAAACACCAGGCCGCCCACTGCACAGAGAAGCCACTAAGATGCACAGCCTGTGAGCGCCGCTTCTTCTCTTCTTCAGAGTTTGTGCAGCATCGCTGTGATCCAGCTAGGGATAAACCTCTTAAATGTCCAGACTGTGAAAAACGCTTTAAATACGCATCTGACCTGCAAAGGCATAGACGGGTGCACACGGGCGAGAAGCCCTACAAGTGCCTGTCCTGTGACAAAAGTTTTAAGCAGAGGGAACATCTGAATAAACACCAGAGTGTCCACAACAGAGAGCAGCATTACAAGTGCTTGTGGTGTGGCGAGCGCTTCCATGAACTGAGTCAGCTCCAGGAACACAGTGCACAGCACACAGCAGACGGTGCCTTCCAGGTGGCAGCATGTCTGCCCTGA